Below is a window of Bifidobacterium asteroides DNA.
AATCGCCGATCGTCAGGTCAACAGGGGCAGCCTTGATGCCGGATCCACCAATATCCACTCCAAAAGCCTGCGCTGTTTCAATCATTGCTGCTCCTTAGCTGATCAAAGATGAGGGTCCGAACCGGCACGGTAGCGATTGTACCCCAAGCCATGTCTCTGCAACCCTCGGCAGCGGCACAAGCCGGACCAAGCGCAGACCATTCCGCCGGCCTTGTGCAACTACATGCAGTGAAAAGAATTGGGTGGAATAATGAGGTTATGACCGAACATACACAGCTTATTGACGCAGTCAACGTGCGAATCACCACCAGAGAATACGATCCCAAGCCCATCGATCCCGAACTAGCCAGGCAGCTGGGCAGCACTCTGAACGCTCTGAACACGCTGAGCGGCCTGGACATGCAGCTGGTTCTGGGCAAACCCGACGCCTTCGCGGCCGACAACGCTTCCGGCCACCTGGCCAATGCGGCCAACTACCTTGCCCTAGTCGGACCCAAAGATGATCAGAAGAGCCTGGAAAAAGCCGGCTTTTATGGCGAGCGCATAGTTCTTGCCGCCACCTTATACGGACTGGGGACAGGATGGGTGTCGGGCAGCTGGGACCGCCAGGCGGCCGAGCGCCACTGCCGGATCACCCCCGGCCAGTCGCTCTATCTAGTGGTCACCATCGGCTATCCGGCCGACCAGGTCGGCTACGGCAACCAGGACTTCGACAAGCTTTGCCGACGTCAGAGCGAGCATCGAACCTCCAAGAGCTACGAGGAGCTGACTTCATCCATGAGCGCGCAGGATCGCCAAGATGCTCCGGAATGGTTCAAGGCCGGCGTGGCTGCCGCCGCCAAGGCTCCTTCAGCCATGAATGGGCAGCCAGTGCTATTCGCTTGGGACAAGGGCTCAGGCGATGCGATCGCCACATTGGACCCCTCGGTCGCCTATGGTTCCGCCGTTGATCTGGGCATAGCCAAAATGAACTTTCAGATCGGAGCCGGAGGCGGCACATGGACCTGGGGCGACAAAGGCCGCTTTATCAGGTCCTGACCATGGCTGTACCCCGTGATCAGGCAAGGGGGCCGTGTAGGGTGATGACCTATGGACAATGGAGCATCATCACAGTCAGCCACTGAACCGAGCACTGAAGCAGGTTCGACCACCCTTTACCTGACCCGACACGGCAGAACAACGGCCAATGTCATGCACCTGATGCAGGGGTGGTCCGATTTCCCCCTGACCAGGCTAGGCCGCGAGGACGTGCGCCAGTTCGGCCGGGGTCTGCGGCCCATTCGTTTCCGGGCAGCCTGGAGCGGCAATCTGAGCAGACAATATGAAACGGCCCGTCTGGCCCTCGACATGTCCGGCAATGGGGACCTGCGCGTGGGCGTTGACCCTGACCTGCGCGAGGATAATTTCGGCAGTTTCGAGGGTCGGGACGAGCGTACCACTCTGGACCAGGTCTGCGCCGCCATGGGTTTCAAGGACTTCGCTACGGCCAAGGCGGCCTACGGCAGGAACATCTCCGTCCATATGCAGGACACCTTCCACCGGCTGGATGCCCAGGACGTCCTGTCTGCCGGACTGGAGGAACAGGATCGGGCTGAGGCCACGGCCCAGGTCCGCAGCAGGATGATCGCGGTGCTGACACGCATCGCCCAGTCCGCAATCGAAGAGGGCGGCGGACCTGTCCTGGTGGTCTCCTCGGGCATGTGCCTGCAACAGTTCCTGGTGGCCATCGACGACCACTGCCCCATTCCCGGCATGGACAACACGGCAGTCACCAAGGTGATTTATGGGCATGACGGATTCCGCCTGGCGGGCCCGGTCGGCTCCATGGAGTACTTCCGAGCAGGAAGTCAGGACGAGTAGCAGGCAGAACTGTCAGGCGCATTGCACTTCTCTGACTGTTAGATTTTTAGCGGCTCTATTTCCTTCCTGACGTGTCTTAAAAATGCACCAGCGGCGAGAGGGAATTGACCATTCCAAAGAGCACAGCTATATTGAAATCATCAGTTTCAGGGAAGGTGAAAGTCCTTACTGGCGGTATCCGGCTGAATACCGGGAGCCCGCGACCCGCGCAAGCG
It encodes the following:
- a CDS encoding nitroreductase family protein, producing MTEHTQLIDAVNVRITTREYDPKPIDPELARQLGSTLNALNTLSGLDMQLVLGKPDAFAADNASGHLANAANYLALVGPKDDQKSLEKAGFYGERIVLAATLYGLGTGWVSGSWDRQAAERHCRITPGQSLYLVVTIGYPADQVGYGNQDFDKLCRRQSEHRTSKSYEELTSSMSAQDRQDAPEWFKAGVAAAAKAPSAMNGQPVLFAWDKGSGDAIATLDPSVAYGSAVDLGIAKMNFQIGAGGGTWTWGDKGRFIRS
- a CDS encoding histidine phosphatase family protein, producing the protein MDNGASSQSATEPSTEAGSTTLYLTRHGRTTANVMHLMQGWSDFPLTRLGREDVRQFGRGLRPIRFRAAWSGNLSRQYETARLALDMSGNGDLRVGVDPDLREDNFGSFEGRDERTTLDQVCAAMGFKDFATAKAAYGRNISVHMQDTFHRLDAQDVLSAGLEEQDRAEATAQVRSRMIAVLTRIAQSAIEEGGGPVLVVSSGMCLQQFLVAIDDHCPIPGMDNTAVTKVIYGHDGFRLAGPVGSMEYFRAGSQDE